AGACCATTGCCCAGCTCAAGGATACAAAAGGCTGTCTGATGCCCATTATGCAGAAGGCACAGGAAATCTACGGCTACCTTCCTATTGAGGTGCAGACTATGATTTCCGACGAGACCGGTATTCCTTTAGAGAAAATTTACGGCGTATCTACTTTCTACGCTCAATTCGCCCTTCAGCCTAAAGGCCGCTACCAGATTTCTGTCTGTCTTGGCACTGCATGCTATGTAAAGGGTTCTGGAGAGATTTTTCAGAAGCTGGAGGAGCTGCTTGGCATTACCAACGGAGAATGCACTCCTGACGGTAAGTTTTCCCTGGACTCCTGCCGCTGTGTAGGCGCCTGCGGACTGGCTCCTGTTATGATGATTAACGATGAGGTTTACGGACGTCTTACCCCTGACCAGATTCCAGGAATTCTGGCTAAATATCAATAATCTATGATGACGGAAATCGCTCTTAACATACTGGACGTAGCAGAAAATTCCACCAGAGCCGGGGCTTCCCTGGTTACAATCCGCGTGGAGGCAGACACTGAGAAGGACGCTTTAACCGTAGTAATTAAAGATAATGGCTGCGGTATGACAGAGGAACAGGTAAATCATGTAACTGATCCGTTTTTTACTACCAGAACTACCAGAAAAGTAGGGCTGGGGGTCCCTTTCTTTAAATATGCGGCGGAAAGCACAGGCGGTTCCTTTACCATTCAGTCTGAAGTAGGAACAGGCACTGTGGTCACTGCTGTATTTGTCCTTTCTCACATCGACCGGATGCCTTTGGGAGATATTACTTCTACTATACATACCTTAGTTGTGTATCACCCGGATATTGATTTTTGCTACACATATCAGTTTGATAATAAGTCGTTTACCTTAGATACCAGAGAGTTCCGCCAGATTTTAGGCGGCGTTCCTTTAAATACTCCAGAGGTATCTGAATATA
The window above is part of the Lachnoclostridium edouardi genome. Proteins encoded here:
- the nuoE gene encoding NADH-quinone oxidoreductase subunit NuoE, giving the protein MACKTQSVPFAGTKEQETALKKTIAQLKDTKGCLMPIMQKAQEIYGYLPIEVQTMISDETGIPLEKIYGVSTFYAQFALQPKGRYQISVCLGTACYVKGSGEIFQKLEELLGITNGECTPDGKFSLDSCRCVGACGLAPVMMINDEVYGRLTPDQIPGILAKYQ
- a CDS encoding ATP-binding protein, which encodes MMTEIALNILDVAENSTRAGASLVTIRVEADTEKDALTVVIKDNGCGMTEEQVNHVTDPFFTTRTTRKVGLGVPFFKYAAESTGGSFTIQSEVGTGTVVTAVFVLSHIDRMPLGDITSTIHTLVVYHPDIDFCYTYQFDNKSFTLDTREFRQILGGVPLNTPEVSEYIMDYLTENKTETDSGTVL